The Cryptomeria japonica unplaced genomic scaffold, Sugi_1.0 HiC_scaffold_682, whole genome shotgun sequence nucleotide sequence ATAGCTGGCGGTCGGCCCCCTATCCGAACTATGGGCATCGCACCAGTGGGGGCCCTGAAGTCGGGAAGACCTCGACCAACTATACCTCTCCGGGATGGGTGGGAGGCCCTCCTACTTCCCCCTACCCACCCCAACCAGAATTCCCCCCCACCCGGAGGCCCCGCCTTTCCACCCACCCACCTTATTCTAGCGTATTCTAGCAGGCGTATTAATGAACTGATTAATTAAGCCGAACTCGAACTAAGATGAAACGgtagaatagtaggggccttaTTCTAGCTTATTCGCTTATTCTAGCAAGCCGATTAATAAAGTATTCTAGCTTAAGATTAATTAACTTGCTAgagccccctactatttgaagggctagCTTAAAGTAGCGTATTCTAGCGTATTCTAGCAAGCGGCATTAATCCCGGCATTAATGAACTGATTAATTAAGAATTTTCATTTAGAACGGCAGATTCCGAACTACAATTTCCACCCAATCCCAACTATAGTTATCCCACCCTGgattaatgtacgcctgctagagTAACTAAAGTACCACCTTGCTGCCATAATGGCAGTGTGCATGTCCCTACAATTAATCTACCGGGTTGTTGGGTGGGGATTCTAGTGCCGACCTCCGCTGAACTACAATTCCCACCCAACCCATGGCAATTAATCAGCTTGCTACAATAAGGGGGCTAAAGGCCCCCCCCGGAACTAGAGTTTCCCACCCACCCTGCTGCAGCATAGTCCCACCCCCGCTTCTACTTCCTATGGTTCATGGGGAAAATTCTATGGTTCTAAGGGTAGGCCCCTAGGTCAAGCATATTTCAGTTGGTTCGAAATAAACTCTCCCCCAGGTTCCGAACCACTACCTATCTctgcctatagatagtaggggcgGAACCTGGGGTGGGTGGGTGTGGGTCTGTCGTCCTCCTCATCATAGTGTCGTCCTCCTCATCATAGTCCTCTTGGAATCAATAGCATTTTGTCGGAACACGTCCTGTCTCTTAACTCTAGTAGTCCTATGCATAGTCAGTACTGTAGCCCCAATCATGGCTACTGACAGAATTAGACTAGAAACCAAGAACCGAACGGAATAGTAGGTATGAAGTGAATTGCCCGATGTTTCCGAATTGGTCCAACCCTGTATTTCTCCAGCATGAACTGTATATCTCAGAGAGTTTGTACTTATGCTCGTTGGTAATAATGGAATGTGATCATTATCTGGGATGAGGGACATTTCCCACCAAGGGATCAGTCCAATAATACCGCTCACTGGTGGATAGCGCGATACCTTTTCGTGAATCTCCGCTATTTGAATATTCAACATCATGACCACGGGTAAGGATAAAACGGCAATAGCTCCTGTATGAACCACCGGGGAGATCATGGCGGGGAGGTCAGGACCTAACAAAATGGGTGAACCCGAGGTGTTGCGAAACACTGGGATGGAGGACGGAACGGGATGTACTGGATTCTTGGCGCGTACAACCATCAAACCGGAGACCAAAGCAGGGCTCGGCGAAACGGAAAGTATCGTAGTACGCCGTCCTTCCCTAGAATGGAACTTTCGTGCCGTTTTTTTGCAGCATTCAAGTTGATCCATTACGAACGACCGTTCGCATCTCATT carries:
- the LOC131057454 gene encoding NADH-ubiquinone oxidoreductase chain 6-like, with the protein product MRCERSFVMDQLECCKKTARKFHSREGRRTTILSVSPSPALVSGLMVVRAKNPVHPVPSSIPVFRNTSGSPILLGPDLPAMISPVVHTGAIAVLSLPVVMMLNIQIAEIHEKVSRYPPVSGIIGLIPWWEMSLIPDNDHIPLLPTSISTNSLRYTVHAGEIQGWTNSETSGNSLHTYYSVRFLVSSLILSVAMIGATVLTMHRTTRVKRQDVFRQNAIDSKRTMMRRTTL